In Nymphaea colorata isolate Beijing-Zhang1983 chromosome 13, ASM883128v2, whole genome shotgun sequence, one DNA window encodes the following:
- the LOC116266965 gene encoding uncharacterized protein LOC116266965 isoform X1: MRLKKHKRNRKVVRFYSTCYGFREPFKVLCDGTFLHHLVLNKLGSPQEVLSSLLSARAMLFTTRCIISELKRLGESFSESLKSALGLTITKCEHPNRVSASNCIEAIVKDNNSDHFFVASQDADLRKTFREIPGVPAIYAIRNSLFLDQPSACHLQFVRMAEEERLHMKELELETIKKREKRSPSDQDLGDGTENLGDAAKGRDVRSTRTSWAFNKKDKSKFKRKRAKGPNPLSCKKKKNSKDPAAA; this comes from the exons ATGCGATTGAAGAAGCACAAGCGAAACCGGAAGGTGGTGCGATTCTACTCAACTTGCTATGGCTTTAGGGAGCCATTCAAGGTGCTATGCGATGGCACCTTCCTTCATCACCTTGTGCTTAACAAGCTCGGTTCTCCCCAGGAAGTACTCTCATCGCTTCTCTCTGCTCGGGCTATGCTCTTTACCACAAG GTGTATTATTTCAGAGCTTAAGCGGCTTGGGGAATCCTTTTCTGAATCACTGAAGAGCGCCCTTGGCCTCACAATAACCAA ATGTGAGCATCCTAATAGAGTATCTGCTTCCAACTGCATTGAAGCAATTGTAAAGGACAATAATTCAGATCACTTCTTTGTTGCAAGCCAAGATGCAGATCTCCGAAAGACATTTCGGGAG ATACCAGGTGTTCCTGCAATATATGCAATTAGAAATTCTTTATTCCTTGATCAACCATCAGCTTGTCACCTGCAATTTGTGAGAATGGCTGAAGAGGAGCGCCTACACATGAAGGAATTGGAACTAGAGACgataaagaaaagggaaaagaggagtCCTTCTGACCAAGATTTAGGAGATGGTACTGAAAATTTAGGAGATGCTGCAAAAGGAAGGGATGTGCGCAGCACGCGTACAAGTTGGGcatttaataaaaaagataaatctAAGTTCAAAAGGAAAAGGGCAAAG GGGCCAAATCCATTATCatgcaaaaagaagaagaattctAAAGATCCTGCTGCTGCTTGA
- the LOC116266965 gene encoding uncharacterized protein LOC116266965 isoform X2 translates to MAVCNAVADSVFDSISRGGSEVSDDQLSILHFLYGKNLERALRIVDLGGVKRIAGEPSGRALFLVVGESRRKEEYICFPAHHCTCYSFFYDVVNKAEQLCCKHQLAARLAEVVQAYTEVRVPDEELAIILSRL, encoded by the exons ATGGCGGTCTGCAACGCCGTTGCTGATTCAGTCTTCGATTCCATCAGCCGTGGTGGTTCag AAGTGTCGGACGATCAACTGTCGAT ATTACATTTTCTATACGGGAAAAATTTGGAGCGGGCCCTCAGAATCGTCGACTTAGGCGGTGTCAAGCGCATTGCTGGCGAACCCAGTGGCCGAGCGCTCTTTCTG GTGGTGGGAGAatcaagaaggaaggaagagtACATCTGCTTCCCCGCCCACCACTGCACCTGCTACTCTTTCTTCTACGACGTTGTCAACAAGGCCGAGCAACTCTGT TGTAAGCATCAGTTGGCTGCACGGCTCGCGGAGGTGGTGCAGGCTTACACGGAAGTGAGGGTGCCCGACGAGGAGCTGGCTATCATCCTCTCGAGGCTCTGA
- the LOC116266965 gene encoding uncharacterized protein LOC116266965 isoform X3 → MAVCNAVADSVFDSISRGGSVSDDQLSILHFLYGKNLERALRIVDLGGVKRIAGEPSGRALFLVVGESRRKEEYICFPAHHCTCYSFFYDVVNKAEQLCCKHQLAARLAEVVQAYTEVRVPDEELAIILSRL, encoded by the exons ATGGCGGTCTGCAACGCCGTTGCTGATTCAGTCTTCGATTCCATCAGCCGTGGTGGTTCag TGTCGGACGATCAACTGTCGAT ATTACATTTTCTATACGGGAAAAATTTGGAGCGGGCCCTCAGAATCGTCGACTTAGGCGGTGTCAAGCGCATTGCTGGCGAACCCAGTGGCCGAGCGCTCTTTCTG GTGGTGGGAGAatcaagaaggaaggaagagtACATCTGCTTCCCCGCCCACCACTGCACCTGCTACTCTTTCTTCTACGACGTTGTCAACAAGGCCGAGCAACTCTGT TGTAAGCATCAGTTGGCTGCACGGCTCGCGGAGGTGGTGCAGGCTTACACGGAAGTGAGGGTGCCCGACGAGGAGCTGGCTATCATCCTCTCGAGGCTCTGA
- the LOC116266965 gene encoding uncharacterized protein LOC116266965 isoform X4, protein MAVCNAVADSVFDSISRGGSEVSDDQLSILHFLYGKNLERALRIVDLGGVKRIAGEPSGRALFLVVGESRRKEEYICFPAHHCTCYSFFYDVVNKAEQLCVRLLVPAQSPLVSISWLHGSRRWCRLTRK, encoded by the exons ATGGCGGTCTGCAACGCCGTTGCTGATTCAGTCTTCGATTCCATCAGCCGTGGTGGTTCag AAGTGTCGGACGATCAACTGTCGAT ATTACATTTTCTATACGGGAAAAATTTGGAGCGGGCCCTCAGAATCGTCGACTTAGGCGGTGTCAAGCGCATTGCTGGCGAACCCAGTGGCCGAGCGCTCTTTCTG GTGGTGGGAGAatcaagaaggaaggaagagtACATCTGCTTCCCCGCCCACCACTGCACCTGCTACTCTTTCTTCTACGACGTTGTCAACAAGGCCGAGCAACTCTGTGTACGGCTGCTAGTCCCTGCCCAGTCTCCCCT TGTAAGCATCAGTTGGCTGCACGGCTCGCGGAGGTGGTGCAGGCTTACACGGAAGTGA